The Sporomusa termitida genome has a window encoding:
- a CDS encoding sodium:solute symporter family protein — protein MSIQLVIVVLYIFVLFGISLYVKKRTESSSGFLFAGRKLTTLLVATNIAGTAVGAASTIGVAENAFQSGIAAGWYNVAWAAGAVLMAMVAAGKYREMQCTTIPEFFERYYDKKGRLISVLGLITIQMVITSLQYLAGGAILSSLLPDIFSFQGGMVTSAIVFIGTTIIGGLWSSGLSNILSVTLIYIGVLISTVTIVSNQGGITAIAASLPATVDWFGPLGGLGLATIVGWFAVMMTQTITAQGPVQVACAAVDGAAAKKGFLWGALLIFPVGFLCAIMGVAARAAYPDIQATMALPQMIMGLDPVISGLTLAALWAADVSTACHILLGAGTLFSQDIYKRFINPEISDRRYTLVNRYAILGLGIVTLWLAFNAVGIVKTLLIGLSLTTAFTLVFLFTIFAPGLCRKNSAFYTTLAGMITLFVWQVYPPAQVFAHPIYMEWLVCLVTFLLVAVVDQKRIVLDDR, from the coding sequence ATGAGTATTCAATTGGTGATTGTGGTCCTTTATATTTTTGTACTATTTGGTATCAGCCTTTATGTAAAAAAGAGGACCGAAAGCAGCAGCGGTTTTTTATTTGCCGGGCGCAAGCTAACGACTTTGCTTGTGGCAACTAACATAGCCGGAACGGCAGTAGGGGCGGCGTCGACTATCGGTGTTGCTGAAAACGCCTTCCAGTCGGGAATTGCCGCAGGCTGGTATAATGTGGCCTGGGCGGCCGGTGCCGTATTAATGGCAATGGTTGCTGCCGGCAAGTACCGGGAAATGCAATGTACAACAATACCGGAATTCTTTGAACGTTATTATGATAAAAAAGGCCGCCTGATCAGTGTTTTGGGTCTGATTACCATTCAAATGGTCATTACGTCACTGCAATATCTGGCCGGTGGTGCAATCCTATCCTCCTTGCTGCCGGATATTTTTTCGTTTCAGGGCGGCATGGTGACAAGCGCGATTGTTTTTATTGGCACTACCATTATTGGCGGCTTATGGTCTTCAGGCCTGTCGAATATTCTTAGTGTGACTCTCATTTATATCGGGGTATTGATCAGCACGGTTACGATTGTGTCCAACCAGGGCGGGATAACCGCAATCGCGGCGTCTCTGCCCGCTACTGTCGACTGGTTTGGTCCGCTTGGCGGTCTGGGACTGGCTACCATTGTAGGCTGGTTTGCGGTTATGATGACCCAGACTATTACTGCCCAGGGGCCGGTACAGGTAGCTTGTGCGGCGGTAGACGGGGCAGCGGCCAAAAAGGGATTTTTATGGGGGGCCTTACTTATCTTTCCGGTAGGCTTTTTATGTGCCATCATGGGGGTTGCCGCCCGGGCGGCTTATCCGGATATTCAAGCAACTATGGCCCTGCCGCAGATGATTATGGGGCTGGACCCTGTTATCTCGGGGTTGACCCTGGCCGCATTATGGGCTGCCGATGTTTCTACCGCCTGTCATATCTTATTGGGGGCAGGCACTTTATTTTCTCAGGATATCTACAAACGGTTTATTAATCCGGAAATCAGCGACCGCCGTTATACGCTGGTCAATCGCTATGCAATTCTCGGCTTAGGGATTGTAACCTTATGGCTGGCCTTTAATGCGGTGGGCATTGTGAAGACTTTGCTGATTGGCCTGAGCCTCACAACGGCTTTTACATTAGTCTTTTTATTTACTATTTTTGCCCCCGGCCTCTGCCGGAAAAACTCGGCTTTTTATACTACCCTGGCCGGGATGATAACCCTGTTTGTTTGGCAGGTATACCCGCCGGCGCAGGTTTTTGCTCATCCGATCTATATGGAGTGGTTGGTTTGTTTGGTGACCTTCCTGCTTGTTGCCGTCGTTGATCAAAAACGCATTGTTCTTGATGACCGATGA
- the radA gene encoding DNA repair protein RadA → MGKRKNTAFFCQECGFETSKWVGRCQGCGAWNTMVEEPVQKEPAAKAGGLSLGLSTGQAAMPIGEVELEEAPRFSTGSEEFDRVVGFGLLPGSLTIIVGDPGVGKSSLTLKVCANIARQFGKVLYVTGEESPKQVKMRADRLGAIEEQLFILSETNLDIIQQQAEKLNPALLVIDSIQTVFKADIQSAPGSISQVRECAVQLLRLAKTRATAVILIGHVLKDGTLAGPRALEHIVDTVLYFEGERNAQYRVLRAIKNRFGSTSEIGLFAMRNEGLIDVPDASKIFLSERPLDVPGSVVIPTMEGTRPLLVEIQALVSSAPFAPPRRTSDSVDIKRIQLLLAVLEKRVGIMIGSSDVFVKVAGGIKVDEPAMDLALAVALVSSYRNCNTSSGTVVIGEVGLAGEVRAITQIERRIREAERMGFDRVILPKGNLKGLAIKPLIQLVGVETVVECLDIALH, encoded by the coding sequence GTGGGAAAAAGAAAAAATACAGCCTTTTTTTGTCAGGAGTGTGGTTTTGAAACCTCTAAATGGGTTGGCAGATGCCAGGGCTGCGGGGCCTGGAACACAATGGTTGAAGAACCTGTGCAGAAGGAACCGGCTGCCAAGGCGGGCGGCTTGTCTCTCGGCTTGTCAACCGGGCAGGCGGCTATGCCGATTGGTGAGGTTGAGCTTGAGGAAGCCCCCCGTTTTAGTACCGGTTCAGAGGAATTTGACCGGGTTGTAGGCTTTGGCCTGCTGCCAGGGTCGCTGACAATTATCGTTGGTGACCCCGGTGTGGGCAAGTCCAGCCTTACCCTTAAGGTTTGTGCCAATATTGCCAGGCAATTTGGCAAAGTGCTATATGTTACCGGCGAAGAAAGCCCTAAACAGGTCAAGATGCGGGCTGACCGCCTGGGGGCAATCGAGGAGCAGTTGTTTATTCTGAGTGAAACAAATCTTGATATCATCCAGCAGCAGGCGGAAAAGCTAAACCCGGCTTTGCTGGTCATTGATTCAATCCAAACAGTTTTTAAAGCCGATATTCAGAGTGCCCCGGGCAGTATCAGTCAGGTGAGAGAGTGTGCTGTGCAGCTGCTGCGGCTGGCCAAAACCCGGGCGACAGCAGTCATTCTTATTGGTCATGTCCTCAAGGATGGAACGCTGGCCGGGCCCCGGGCTTTGGAACATATTGTTGACACTGTTCTTTATTTTGAGGGCGAGCGGAATGCCCAATACCGGGTATTAAGGGCCATAAAGAACCGTTTTGGGAGTACCAGTGAGATTGGGTTGTTTGCAATGCGCAATGAAGGGCTAATTGATGTTCCCGATGCTTCTAAAATATTTTTGTCGGAACGCCCGCTGGATGTACCGGGAAGTGTTGTTATTCCAACCATGGAAGGGACCAGGCCGCTGTTAGTGGAGATTCAGGCCCTTGTTAGCTCAGCGCCATTTGCCCCGCCGCGCCGGACTTCTGACAGTGTTGATATTAAACGGATTCAGCTCCTCCTGGCGGTTTTGGAAAAACGGGTCGGGATAATGATCGGCAGCAGTGATGTTTTCGTTAAGGTTGCCGGTGGTATCAAGGTGGACGAACCGGCCATGGATCTGGCGTTGGCGGTGGCCTTGGTATCAAGTTACCGGAATTGTAATACCAGCAGTGGCACTGTTGTCATCGGCGAAGTAGGTTTAGCCGGTGAAGTTCGAGCAATTACGCAGATCGAAAGGCGAATTCGGGAAGCAGAACGTATGGGCTTTGACCGTGTTATTCTGCCCAAGGGTAATCTCAAAGGGCTGGCAATTAAGCCGTTAATACAGCTGGTCGGTGTTGAAACTGTTGTGGAGTGCCTGGATATTGCCTTACATTGA
- a CDS encoding dicarboxylate/amino acid:cation symporter, which translates to MKQHQKLLLGFILGVVGGLFAYYVLPVKAYPFMQFITEIFTLVGAIFLRLIFMVVIPLLFSALILGVFELGVGRGLGKVATKSITYTLLLSAIAVIIAITLTGILQPGAGMEFDKAALNTNQSVIAIQKNVEAVQGKPWYQFFVELLPQNPLDSAVRAFQGEIIALMFFALIFGYALSLTVKDAAANPLIQVFKTVFDASLKVIDFAMKLAPYGIFGIVFNTAYKLGAGFLQNVAFYALVVVIGLLIQQFIVYAFFLKTVGKTSPWEFFKACREVYVYAFSTASSNATLPVALEVSEKVLKLPPRISRFVLTIGASANQNGTALFEGVTVLFLAQVYGIDLSIQSQVLVVLMSILAGVGTAGVPGGSLPLIVVLLTQVGIPPEGIGLILGVDRFLDMCRTTLNVSGDLVISKLVSASVTEADLADEQTATPGIGA; encoded by the coding sequence ATGAAGCAACATCAGAAACTATTGCTTGGATTTATTTTAGGGGTAGTTGGCGGATTGTTTGCCTACTATGTATTACCGGTAAAAGCATACCCGTTTATGCAGTTTATCACTGAAATCTTTACTCTGGTCGGCGCGATTTTTCTCAGATTAATTTTTATGGTTGTTATTCCTTTGCTTTTTTCCGCACTAATTTTGGGTGTTTTTGAGCTGGGGGTGGGCCGGGGCCTGGGCAAAGTGGCAACGAAGTCCATTACCTATACATTGCTTTTAAGTGCCATAGCGGTTATTATTGCTATTACCCTGACAGGTATTCTGCAGCCGGGGGCCGGCATGGAATTTGACAAGGCTGCTCTGAATACCAATCAATCGGTTATCGCCATTCAAAAGAATGTTGAGGCGGTGCAGGGAAAACCCTGGTATCAGTTCTTTGTGGAATTGCTGCCGCAAAACCCGCTTGATTCTGCTGTAAGGGCTTTCCAGGGGGAAATTATTGCGCTGATGTTTTTTGCCCTGATTTTTGGCTATGCCCTCAGTTTAACTGTTAAAGACGCAGCGGCTAATCCTCTTATTCAGGTTTTCAAAACAGTTTTTGATGCTTCCCTGAAGGTCATTGATTTTGCCATGAAACTGGCTCCTTACGGTATATTTGGCATTGTTTTTAATACTGCCTATAAACTGGGAGCCGGGTTCCTCCAGAATGTCGCGTTTTATGCCCTGGTGGTCGTTATCGGTCTTTTGATTCAGCAATTTATTGTCTACGCTTTCTTTCTGAAAACGGTGGGGAAAACCTCGCCCTGGGAATTTTTTAAGGCCTGCCGAGAGGTTTATGTCTATGCGTTCTCCACGGCCTCCTCTAATGCCACCCTGCCGGTAGCCCTGGAGGTCTCGGAAAAAGTATTGAAACTTCCGCCTAGAATATCCCGGTTTGTACTTACAATCGGCGCGTCGGCCAATCAGAACGGCACGGCGTTGTTTGAAGGGGTTACCGTTTTATTCCTGGCCCAGGTCTATGGTATTGATTTATCAATCCAAAGCCAGGTGCTTGTTGTTTTGATGTCTATTCTGGCCGGGGTTGGTACTGCCGGTGTCCCGGGCGGGTCATTGCCGCTGATTGTGGTATTGCTGACCCAGGTAGGTATACCGCCTGAAGGGATAGGCCTGATATTGGGGGTAGACCGCTTCCTGGATATGTGCAGAACGACCTTAAATGTATCAGGTGATTTGGTTATTTCCAAATTAGTCAGTGCCAGTGTAACCGAAGCTGACCTGGCTGACGAGCAAACGGCCACGCCTGGTATCGGCGCCTAA
- a CDS encoding protein arginine kinase, producing MANLLANLLKQPLTPWLSGSGPEGDIVLTSRVRLARNLRCQPFPGRAAADKLGEIMAEFKEVPTALMAEDGHEYAFVELESLAPLDRYVLVEKHVISPAHAAGPENRALIVRDDAGVSIMVNEEDHLRLQCLESGLNLMDAFNKANAVDDVIETRHDLAFMEHLGYLTACPTNMGTGLRASVMIHLPALALTKQVGRIMAVATQLGLAVRGLYGEGTEAAGNIFQISNQITLGRSEQDIINNLSGVVKQVVDKERTARSLLESDSRDALADRVWRAYGVLRYAQRISSQEALALLSEVRLGIDLGVIDEAAPEVFNELLVTTRPNFLQNLVGETALHQSERNALRAKLIRRKLKGGCNHV from the coding sequence ATGGCGAACCTATTGGCTAACCTGCTAAAGCAGCCGCTGACGCCGTGGTTAAGCGGTAGCGGGCCGGAAGGCGATATTGTACTGACCAGCCGGGTTCGTTTGGCTCGTAATCTGCGGTGCCAGCCTTTCCCGGGGCGTGCTGCCGCCGACAAGCTTGGCGAAATTATGGCTGAGTTCAAAGAAGTTCCTACAGCACTTATGGCTGAAGACGGGCATGAGTATGCATTTGTTGAACTAGAGAGCTTAGCGCCGCTGGACAGATATGTACTGGTTGAGAAACACGTTATCAGTCCCGCTCATGCGGCCGGACCCGAGAATCGGGCCCTGATTGTGCGCGATGATGCCGGGGTAAGTATTATGGTTAATGAAGAAGACCACCTGCGCCTGCAGTGTTTGGAATCCGGACTCAATCTGATGGATGCATTTAATAAAGCTAATGCGGTCGACGATGTGATTGAAACCAGGCATGATTTAGCGTTTATGGAACATCTCGGTTATCTGACTGCCTGTCCGACCAATATGGGAACAGGTTTGAGGGCATCGGTGATGATTCATTTGCCGGCATTGGCGCTTACTAAGCAGGTGGGAAGAATTATGGCCGTCGCCACCCAACTGGGGTTGGCAGTGCGCGGCTTATACGGTGAGGGAACTGAAGCCGCCGGCAATATATTTCAAATTTCCAACCAGATTACCCTGGGCCGGAGCGAGCAGGACATTATTAATAATCTGAGCGGTGTGGTCAAACAGGTGGTTGATAAAGAACGCACAGCCAGAAGCCTGCTGGAGAGTGATTCCCGCGATGCTTTGGCTGACCGGGTATGGCGGGCGTATGGTGTACTCCGCTATGCTCAGCGTATTTCCTCCCAGGAGGCGCTGGCACTGTTAAGTGAGGTTAGACTGGGGATTGATCTGGGTGTGATTGATGAAGCAGCGCCAGAGGTGTTTAACGAGCTTTTAGTAACAACCCGGCCGAATTTTTTGCAAAATTTAGTGGGTGAAACAGCTTTACATCAATCGGAACGCAATGCACTGCGGGCTAAGTTAATTCGCCGCAAACTTAAGGGGGGTTGTAATCATGTTTAA
- a CDS encoding class I SAM-dependent rRNA methyltransferase, which produces MEIRTKVFLRKGAQHRVENGHPWIFQSEIDYFEGAFDPGDIVDVYNSRQRFIGRGYINPRSQIIIRILTRQQEPINRDFFKRRIETAWRYRQTFLSEPEYCRLVYGEADFLPALIVDKFGKYIVIQTLALGIDIHKETIVSVLEELFSPAGIYERNDVPVRKLEGLDMRKGYIKGEFPTQIIVNENGIPFYADVDKGQKTGFFYDQRENRRFLQHIVKDAEVLDCFCHTGSFTVHSALYGARSLHSIDISEEAVSLAKQNAELNGVSERCKFEVANAFDVLRSLTDEHRQYDVVILDPPAFTKSRNNIEGAARGYKEINLRGLKLTRPGGFLVTCSCSYHIDRDLFKAIVVDAARDAKRVIREVEYRTQAKDHPILPAAPETNYLKFLVLQVVE; this is translated from the coding sequence ATGGAGATTAGAACAAAAGTATTTTTGCGGAAAGGTGCTCAGCACCGGGTTGAGAATGGTCATCCCTGGATATTTCAGAGTGAAATTGATTATTTTGAGGGCGCGTTTGATCCCGGTGATATTGTTGATGTCTACAATTCACGGCAGCGGTTTATCGGGAGAGGGTATATCAATCCCCGCTCCCAGATCATTATTCGTATTTTGACGCGGCAACAAGAACCTATTAATAGAGATTTTTTTAAACGCCGTATTGAGACTGCCTGGCGTTACCGGCAGACTTTTTTATCTGAACCGGAATATTGCCGTTTGGTATATGGGGAAGCGGATTTTCTGCCGGCGTTAATTGTCGACAAATTTGGGAAATATATAGTTATACAGACCTTGGCGCTGGGAATCGATATTCACAAAGAGACAATTGTATCTGTACTGGAAGAACTATTTTCACCGGCGGGGATTTACGAACGCAATGATGTGCCGGTGCGCAAACTGGAAGGTCTGGATATGCGTAAAGGCTATATAAAAGGTGAGTTTCCGACCCAGATCATTGTAAATGAAAATGGTATTCCCTTTTATGCCGATGTAGATAAAGGGCAGAAAACCGGCTTTTTCTATGATCAGCGTGAAAATCGCCGGTTTTTACAGCACATTGTGAAAGATGCTGAGGTATTGGACTGCTTCTGTCACACTGGGTCGTTTACTGTACATAGTGCGCTGTATGGTGCCCGGAGCCTGCATTCCATTGATATTTCCGAAGAAGCTGTAAGTCTGGCTAAGCAAAATGCCGAGCTTAATGGTGTCAGTGAGCGGTGCAAATTTGAAGTGGCAAATGCTTTTGACGTCTTACGCTCATTAACCGATGAACACCGGCAATATGATGTGGTTATTCTTGATCCGCCGGCCTTTACGAAAAGTCGCAACAATATTGAGGGGGCGGCGCGCGGCTATAAGGAAATAAACCTGCGGGGCTTAAAGCTAACCCGCCCAGGTGGGTTCCTGGTCACCTGCTCCTGCTCGTATCATATTGACCGCGACCTTTTTAAAGCAATTGTTGTTGATGCTGCCCGGGATGCCAAGCGGGTTATCCGGGAAGTAGAATACAGGACCCAGGCCAAAGATCATCCGATTCTGCCGGCTGCGCCGGAAACCAATTACTTGAAATTTTTAGTGCTTCAAGTCGTCGAATAA
- a CDS encoding ATP-dependent Clp protease ATP-binding subunit translates to MFNRFTDRARKVLILAQQEAARYGHGYIGTEHLLLGLFREGEGIAAKALASLNLDVDSVRAQIESILGQGQDQSSDIGYTPRAKKIIELAMEEALRLGHNYVGTEHILLGLVREGEGIAAQVLSGMGVDVNLMRQRVIEMLGGYSMSGQSPQPKAPGAERPAGSVTPLLDEFGRDLNKMSQEGKIDPVIGRAAEIERVVQILLRRTKNNPVLIGEPGVGKTAIAEGLAKRIIEGQVPEILRNKRVISLNMASMVAGTKYRGEFEERLKKVMDEIREFGKVILFIDELHTLIGAGAAEGAIDAANILKPSLARGELQVIGATTLNEYKKYIEKDAALERRFQPITVGEPSVEDAIGILRGIRDKYEAFHRAQITDEAIEAAVKLSHRYISDRFLPDKAIDLMDEAASKVRLQAFSVPPDVKEIEQRLEQARTEKEAAIASQEFERAAKLRDMEQQIREELDNKQKSWKQRGSERIVVTAEDIAHVVSTWTHIPLQKLAEEESDRLLKMEDILHNRVIGQHQAVQAVARAVRRARAGLKDPKRPIGSFLFLGPTGVGKTELSRALAEALFGDETAMIRLDMSEYMEKHTVSRLIGAPPGYVGYEEGGQLTDAVRRKPFSVILLDEIEKAHYDVFNMLLQVLEDGRLTDSQGRTVDFKNTVIIMTSNVGSQHLKRDAAGLGFLSDERAKANEGEAAKNRVLDEVKRVFRPEFLNRIDEIIVFSSLTDEDLQQIVEIMLQEVAKRLADTDLNMELTDAAKSELLKEGRDHAFGARPLRRAIQKLIEDEVSEMIIRQAVAGGDTVFVDADEDGKLKFARKT, encoded by the coding sequence ATGTTTAATCGGTTTACTGACCGCGCACGAAAGGTATTAATTCTGGCGCAGCAGGAGGCTGCCCGTTACGGCCATGGCTACATTGGGACAGAACATCTGCTGTTAGGGCTATTCCGGGAAGGTGAGGGCATCGCCGCCAAGGCGCTTGCTTCGCTGAATTTAGACGTAGATTCTGTACGCGCCCAGATAGAAAGCATACTCGGTCAGGGGCAGGACCAAAGCAGCGATATTGGTTATACTCCCAGAGCCAAAAAAATCATCGAACTGGCTATGGAAGAAGCCTTACGCCTGGGGCATAATTATGTTGGCACTGAACACATTCTCCTCGGTCTGGTGCGGGAAGGGGAAGGCATTGCCGCCCAAGTGCTGTCAGGTATGGGGGTGGATGTGAATCTTATGCGCCAGCGTGTTATCGAAATGCTGGGTGGTTATTCGATGTCAGGGCAAAGTCCGCAGCCTAAAGCACCAGGCGCGGAACGTCCGGCCGGCAGTGTAACACCGCTTTTGGATGAGTTTGGCCGTGATTTAAATAAAATGTCGCAGGAAGGTAAGATTGATCCGGTGATCGGCCGTGCCGCCGAGATTGAGCGGGTTGTGCAAATCCTTTTGCGACGTACAAAAAACAATCCTGTATTGATTGGCGAACCCGGTGTTGGGAAAACTGCTATTGCTGAAGGCTTGGCAAAACGAATTATTGAGGGGCAAGTACCGGAGATTCTCCGCAATAAACGTGTTATTTCCCTGAATATGGCATCTATGGTGGCCGGAACTAAATATCGCGGTGAGTTTGAGGAGCGGCTGAAAAAAGTGATGGACGAGATCCGGGAATTCGGCAAAGTGATCCTGTTTATCGATGAACTCCATACCTTAATTGGGGCCGGGGCGGCTGAGGGGGCCATTGATGCCGCCAATATTTTAAAACCGTCTTTAGCACGGGGCGAATTGCAGGTAATCGGCGCAACAACACTTAACGAATACAAAAAATATATCGAAAAGGATGCGGCCCTGGAGCGGCGCTTTCAGCCTATTACTGTCGGTGAGCCCAGCGTTGAGGATGCTATCGGTATTTTGCGGGGCATCAGAGATAAATATGAGGCCTTTCACCGGGCCCAGATTACCGACGAGGCCATTGAGGCAGCTGTAAAACTGTCTCACCGCTACATCTCTGACCGATTTTTGCCGGATAAGGCGATTGACTTAATGGATGAGGCTGCCTCCAAGGTACGTTTGCAGGCTTTCTCCGTACCCCCCGATGTTAAAGAGATTGAGCAGCGTTTAGAACAGGCCCGCACTGAGAAAGAAGCGGCGATTGCTTCTCAGGAATTTGAAAGAGCAGCCAAACTCAGGGATATGGAACAGCAAATTCGCGAAGAACTTGATAATAAGCAGAAGTCCTGGAAGCAGCGCGGCAGTGAACGAATTGTTGTAACTGCTGAAGATATCGCTCATGTTGTGTCAACCTGGACGCATATCCCCCTCCAAAAGCTGGCTGAGGAAGAGTCTGACCGGCTTTTGAAAATGGAAGATATTCTGCATAACCGGGTCATTGGGCAGCATCAGGCGGTTCAGGCGGTGGCGCGGGCTGTGCGCCGGGCCCGGGCTGGTCTGAAAGACCCTAAACGGCCGATTGGATCTTTCCTGTTTCTGGGGCCGACAGGGGTTGGCAAAACAGAATTATCACGAGCTTTAGCGGAAGCCTTGTTTGGTGATGAAACGGCGATGATTCGCCTGGATATGTCCGAATACATGGAAAAACACACCGTATCTCGTCTGATCGGTGCGCCTCCCGGCTATGTCGGCTATGAGGAAGGCGGTCAGTTGACCGATGCTGTGCGGCGCAAACCATTCTCGGTAATTCTTTTGGATGAGATTGAAAAGGCTCATTATGATGTCTTTAATATGCTGCTGCAGGTACTGGAAGATGGCCGGCTGACCGACAGCCAGGGCCGGACAGTTGACTTTAAGAATACGGTAATTATTATGACCTCTAATGTCGGCTCTCAACATCTCAAAAGGGATGCTGCCGGCCTGGGCTTCCTGTCCGATGAGCGAGCTAAAGCCAATGAAGGCGAAGCGGCTAAAAACCGGGTTTTAGATGAGGTTAAACGGGTATTCCGGCCAGAGTTTTTAAACCGGATTGATGAAATTATCGTTTTTAGCAGTCTGACAGATGAAGATTTGCAGCAGATTGTCGAGATTATGCTGCAGGAGGTCGCTAAACGGCTGGCCGATACCGACCTTAATATGGAATTGACTGACGCTGCTAAGAGCGAACTGCTAAAAGAAGGCCGTGACCATGCCTTTGGCGCCCGCCCGCTCCGCCGCGCCATTCAAAAGCTGATTGAAGATGAGGTCTCAGAGATGATTATCCGGCAAGCGGTAGCCGGTGGGGACACGGTTTTTGTTGATGCTGATGAGGATGGAAAATTAAAATTTGCCAGGAAGACCTGA
- a CDS encoding HutP family protein, with product MTSVDVGRAALAMAISEDRQEEQSLKQRLSSRGILVTAVDFGGEYLVSVKKIIERAIVAAQRQGLVSANHVGEGAVAGAAHDALVQITPKASGLNVGGKIGIARCGEHLCVAVYFGVGVLHLNEVAVGLAHRSLAEVR from the coding sequence ATGACGAGTGTTGATGTTGGCAGAGCGGCACTGGCTATGGCTATAAGTGAAGACCGTCAGGAAGAACAGAGCCTGAAGCAGCGGTTAAGCAGCCGGGGCATCCTGGTAACGGCAGTGGATTTTGGCGGTGAGTATCTGGTATCGGTAAAAAAAATCATTGAGCGGGCCATCGTTGCCGCCCAGCGGCAGGGTCTGGTCAGTGCCAATCATGTGGGCGAAGGGGCTGTCGCCGGTGCGGCTCATGATGCCTTAGTACAGATTACCCCCAAAGCATCCGGGCTTAATGTCGGCGGCAAGATTGGTATTGCCCGCTGCGGCGAACACCTCTGTGTGGCCGTATATTTTGGTGTTGGTGTTCTCCATCTTAATGAAGTGGCTGTCGGCCTGGCGCATCGCTCCTTAGCTGAGGTCCGTTAG
- a CDS encoding CtsR family transcriptional regulator has product MNNLADIIEQWILREMSQEQDDIIVLRRNEMAEELDCAPSQISYVLSTRFTIERGFIVESRRGSGGFVRIARIPVQTLVYQDAANQMNDSMSLADLKAIVTHLRSHHLMTGREAALIYKCFSILHERLEPQERIPLLKSLLLTLATQNE; this is encoded by the coding sequence GTGAATAATCTGGCTGATATCATTGAACAATGGATTTTGCGAGAGATGTCACAGGAGCAAGATGATATTATTGTCCTGCGACGTAATGAAATGGCCGAAGAACTGGACTGCGCGCCCTCCCAAATCAGCTATGTGCTTAGTACTCGCTTTACGATTGAGCGCGGGTTTATTGTTGAATCCCGGCGGGGTTCCGGGGGGTTTGTCCGGATTGCCCGCATCCCGGTACAAACACTTGTCTATCAGGATGCTGCCAATCAAATGAATGACAGTATGAGCCTGGCTGATTTAAAAGCAATTGTCACTCACCTGCGCAGTCATCATCTCATGACAGGCCGTGAGGCTGCGCTTATTTATAAATGCTTTTCGATCCTGCATGAGCGGCTTGAACCCCAGGAGCGTATACCGCTGCTAAAGTCACTCCTGCTGACTCTGGCAACACAAAATGAATGA
- a CDS encoding UvrB/UvrC motif-containing protein — protein sequence MMSTEANNMLCDDCQKEPACVHITKIINQQKVEKHLCEQCAHKSGEIAGKGINNLFGSKLSVHDFLKEMFNYTLPDSSRPALEPVCADCGLSYSEFTRSGKFGCSGCYQAFSGQLEPLFKRIHGTAAHAGKTPKRGGIRLSVAQRIRRLRHELEQHVNREEYEFAAKLRDEIRALEKQLAEPAAGRGGMADGEPIG from the coding sequence ATGATGAGTACGGAGGCCAATAACATGTTATGTGACGATTGTCAAAAAGAGCCAGCCTGTGTGCACATTACAAAAATTATAAACCAGCAGAAGGTGGAAAAACATTTATGTGAACAGTGTGCACATAAATCAGGTGAGATTGCAGGCAAAGGGATCAACAATCTGTTTGGCAGTAAATTATCTGTTCATGATTTCTTAAAAGAAATGTTTAATTATACCCTGCCCGATAGCTCCCGCCCGGCCCTCGAACCTGTCTGCGCTGATTGCGGCCTTAGTTACAGTGAATTTACCCGGAGCGGCAAGTTTGGCTGCAGTGGCTGTTATCAGGCATTTAGCGGTCAGCTGGAACCACTTTTTAAGCGTATTCATGGCACCGCTGCCCATGCCGGTAAAACCCCTAAACGGGGCGGTATCCGTTTGAGTGTGGCGCAGCGTATTAGACGGCTGCGGCATGAACTGGAACAACATGTGAATCGTGAAGAATATGAATTTGCCGCCAAACTCAGGGATGAAATCAGAGCGCTGGAAAAACAGCTTGCCGAACCAGCGGCAGGCAGAGGGGGAATGGCAGATGGCGAACCTATTGGCTAA